Proteins found in one Brachypodium distachyon strain Bd21 chromosome 5, Brachypodium_distachyon_v3.0, whole genome shotgun sequence genomic segment:
- the LOC112269482 gene encoding uncharacterized protein LOC112269482 isoform X2, translating into MADTDLDHCNVCNYPQYMCDLGFSFELLDWFTISADFKTSMVIPCKYGDHFTRYWRGEMKLEMEPLHEWYEFEVKKRGAKFYLGGDWEMFANIYNIKQGDELCFVLGPIIHEHLTVGHLRRRSGAEYEAEQERDKMEECTTSVDTQ; encoded by the exons ATGGCAGACACAGACCTAGACCACTGCAACGTTTGTAATTATCCGCAGTACATGTGTGATCTCGGGTTTTCATTTGAACTCCTCGACTGGTTCACCATATCTGCAGATTTCAAGACTAGCATG GTCATACCTTGTAAATATGGGGACCACTTCACTCGTTATTGGAGGGGCGAGATGAAATTGGAAATGGaaccacttcatgaatggtaCGAGTTCgaggtaaaaaaaagaggggCAAAATTCTACCTCGGAGGCGATTGGGAGATGTTCGCGAACATTTACAATATTAAGCAAGGCGATGAGCTGTGTTTTGTCCTTGGCCCAATCATCCACGAACACCTAACTGTTGGCCATTTACGCCGGCGGTCAGGCG CGGAATACGAGGCTGAGCAAGAGCGGGACAAGATGGAGGAATGTACAACCTCGGTCGACACTCAATag
- the LOC112269482 gene encoding uncharacterized protein LOC112269482 isoform X1 — MADTDLDHCNVCNYPQYMCDLGFSFELLDWFTISADFKTSMVIPCKYGDHFTRYWRGEMKLEMEPLHEWYEFEVKKRGAKFYLGGDWEMFANIYNIKQGDELCFVLGPIIHEHLTVGHLRRRSGGIAVPSCTIAEYEAEQERDKMEECTTSVDTQ, encoded by the exons ATGGCAGACACAGACCTAGACCACTGCAACGTTTGTAATTATCCGCAGTACATGTGTGATCTCGGGTTTTCATTTGAACTCCTCGACTGGTTCACCATATCTGCAGATTTCAAGACTAGCATG GTCATACCTTGTAAATATGGGGACCACTTCACTCGTTATTGGAGGGGCGAGATGAAATTGGAAATGGaaccacttcatgaatggtaCGAGTTCgaggtaaaaaaaagaggggCAAAATTCTACCTCGGAGGCGATTGGGAGATGTTCGCGAACATTTACAATATTAAGCAAGGCGATGAGCTGTGTTTTGTCCTTGGCCCAATCATCCACGAACACCTAACTGTTGGCCATTTACGCCGGCGGTCAGGCGGTATAGCAGTGCCTAGTTGCACCATTG CGGAATACGAGGCTGAGCAAGAGCGGGACAAGATGGAGGAATGTACAACCTCGGTCGACACTCAATag
- the LOC104581293 gene encoding protein FAR1-RELATED SEQUENCE 5-like — MAGDNPTARHPAMHLSTITPPQPVQPQEMMTPDPNAKFTHGEQVREDFVPKKNMVFATCEEGYEFYRQYAREAGFGIKKHKNKTMSRLYACYRQGSSTFYKTGGERKLAKMSKRVGCKAAVKIKLKGTEWFYENVELEHNHALNPNPCEVKHMRSQKNKDPVIMEYVDDLQQSGVSPIATMNVLATLNGDPELLPMNDRDLENRRAANLREEQVDDVKKLMAFFSEYRTHNPKFYYDIEFDSAGVVKNIFWSHASCQANYAEFGDVVTFDTTYRSNFYCMPLGMFVGSNHHLQNVIFGFVLVRDETQKTFEWIKTKLWQMLFKLCL; from the exons ATGGCCGGTGATAACCCAACAGCACGCCACCCAGCGATGCACTTGTCCACGATAACTCCGCCTCAACCTGTTCAACCACAAGAAATGATGACACCAGATCCGAACGCAAAATTTACACAT GGTGAGCAAGTTCGTGAGGACTTTGTTCCGAAGAAAAATATGGTTTTTGCTACATGTGAAGAAGGCTATGAGTTTTATCGGCAATACGCCAGGGAAGCCGGATTTGGAATTAAGAAACATAAGAACAAGACGATGTCACGCTTGTATGCTTGCTATAGGCAAGGTTCAAGTACATTTTACAAGACGGGCGGGGAGCGCAAACTTGCAAAAATGTCAAAGAGGGTTGGTTGCAAGGCTGCCGTCAAGATCAAGCTGAAAGGAACTGAATGGTTCTACGAGAATGTAGAGTTGGAGCATAACCATGCTCTCAACCCTAATCCATGTGAGGTGAAGCACATGCGTTCACAGAAGAACAAGGATCCGGTAATTATGGAATATGTTGATGATCTTCAGCAAAGTGGCGTCTCCCCTATCGCAACCATGAATGTGTTGGCTACCTTAAATGGAGACCCTGAGCTCTTGCCAATGAATGACCGTGACCTAGAAAACAG AAGGGCGGCTAATTTACGAGAGGAGCAAGTGGATGATGTAAAGAAGCTCATGGCCTTCTTCAGTGAGTACAGAACACATAACCCAAAATTTTATTACGATATTGAATTCGATTCAGCAGGGGTtgtgaaaaatattttctggaGTCATGCTAGCTGCCAAGCTAACTATGCCGAGTTTGGAGATGTGGTCACATTCGACACCACATACAGGAGCAATTTTTATTGCATGCCATTGGGCATGTTTGTTGGGAGCAACCATCATTTGCAGAATGTAATATTTGGGTTTGTCCTCGTCCGCGACGAGACACAGAAAACTTTTGAATGG ATCAAGACCAAGCTATGGCAAATGCTCTTCAAGCTGTGTTTGTGA
- the LOC112269489 gene encoding uncharacterized protein LOC112269489 isoform X1 has product MCDLGFSFELLNWFTISADFKTSMVIPCKYGDHFTRYWRGEMKLEMEPLHEWYEFEVKKRGAKFYLGGDWEMFANIYNIKQGDELCFVLGPIIHEHLTVGHLRRRSGGIALPSCTIAEYEAEQERDKMEECTTSVDTQ; this is encoded by the exons ATGTGTGATCTCGGGTTTTCATTTGAACTCCTCAACTGGTTCACCATATCTGCAGATTTCAAGACTAGCATG GTCATACCTTGTAAATATGGGGACCACTTCACTCGTTATTGGAGGGGCGAGATGAAATTGGAAATGGaaccacttcatgaatggtaCGAGTTCgaggtaaaaaaaagaggggCAAAATTCTACCTCGGAGGCGATTGGGAGATGTTCGCGAACATTTACAATATTAAGCAAGGCGATGAGCTGTGTTTTGTCCTTGGCCCAATCATCCACGAACACCTAACTGTTGGCCATTTACGCCGGCGGTCAGGCGGTATAGCACTGCCTAGTTGCACCATTG CGGAATACGAGGCTGAGCAAGAGCGGGACAAGATGGAGGAATGTACAACCTCGGTCGACACTCAATag
- the LOC112269489 gene encoding uncharacterized protein LOC112269489 isoform X2 produces MCDLGFSFELLNWFTISADFKTSMVIPCKYGDHFTRYWRGEMKLEMEPLHEWYEFEVKKRGAKFYLGGDWEMFANIYNIKQGDELCFVLGPIIHEHLTVGHLRRRSGAEYEAEQERDKMEECTTSVDTQ; encoded by the exons ATGTGTGATCTCGGGTTTTCATTTGAACTCCTCAACTGGTTCACCATATCTGCAGATTTCAAGACTAGCATG GTCATACCTTGTAAATATGGGGACCACTTCACTCGTTATTGGAGGGGCGAGATGAAATTGGAAATGGaaccacttcatgaatggtaCGAGTTCgaggtaaaaaaaagaggggCAAAATTCTACCTCGGAGGCGATTGGGAGATGTTCGCGAACATTTACAATATTAAGCAAGGCGATGAGCTGTGTTTTGTCCTTGGCCCAATCATCCACGAACACCTAACTGTTGGCCATTTACGCCGGCGGTCAGGCG CGGAATACGAGGCTGAGCAAGAGCGGGACAAGATGGAGGAATGTACAACCTCGGTCGACACTCAATag